One region of Plasmodium gaboni strain SY75 chromosome 6, whole genome shotgun sequence genomic DNA includes:
- a CDS encoding hypothetical protein (conserved Plasmodium protein, unknown function), whose protein sequence is MLNLIPKRIVSTSLLFGKRPIQRIRVGENKNVLELSLSDVNSIYDDVDESVELHNKDYNPLKYNKYIKYKMSALNLIDAYKSEQNQKTALTNIKWYAKIKDYFFIKFYKNQVELMEKMEPKFFYPIKK, encoded by the exons ATGTTAAATCTAATTCCCAAAAGAATCGTATCAACATCCTTACTCTTTGGAAAAAGACCAATCCAAAGGATTCGAGTTG gggaaaataaaaatgttttagAATTAAGTTTAAGCGATGTGAATTCAATTTATGACGATGTCGATGAAAGTGTGGAGCTACATAATAAGGATTATAACCCtttgaaatataataagtacataaaatataaaatgtcAGCTTTAAATTTAATTGATGCTTATAAAAGTGAACAGAACCAAAAAACGGCATTAACGAATATAAAATGGTATGCAAAAATTAAggattatttttttattaaattttataaaaatcaaGTGGAATTAATGGAAAAAATGGAAccaaaatttttttatccaatcaaaaaataa
- a CDS encoding hypothetical protein (conserved Plasmodium protein, unknown function), translated as MPLRKKKESIMNINILFILYPLVMIVYCSQNVDYEKIQKIVNEADGCSSDDVDYMNNYINKLYWIWTDNLFRYLRIKTYIYENEEIYESINNNIIINNSFNNILDLFNDNFIQYKQRDEYTRKALLILSNEQSLKKFIRKHVPKREIKFFQKLSTKELLRLLYDEKKNLINSYEKYKMFDEFRDVANSKYYYQKELLDSKSEIKTEDNIYPDKKNSPKDNNNNNNNNNNNNNNNNNNNINNNYLLKNVFTLDINNIPVTKQLYFDYYDNNKWNKYFYSYEDDIIT; from the coding sequence ATGCCcttaagaaaaaaaaaagaaagtaTCATGAATATTAATATCCTGTTCATTTTATACCCGCTCGTTATGATTGTTTATTGTTCACAAAATGTAgattatgaaaaaatacaaaaaattgTAAATGAAGCTGATGGATGTTCGTCAGATGATGTAgattatatgaataattatataaacaaattatattGGATATGGACTGATAATCTTTTTAGATACTTACGTATTaagacatatatatatgaaaatgaagaaatttatgaatctataaataataatattattattaataattcttttaataacattttggatttatttaatgataattttataCAATATAAACAAAGGGATGAATATACAAGAAAGGCTTTACTTATTTTATCAAATGAACAATCacttaaaaaatttataagAAAACATGTACCTAAAAGAGAAATCAAATTCTTTCAAAAATTATCTAcaaaagaattattaagacttttatatgatgaaaaaaaaaacttaaTTAATTcttatgaaaaatataaaatgtttgATGAATTTAGGGATGTAGCAAATTccaaatattattatcaaaagGAGTTGCTTGATAGTAAATCAGAAATTAAAACagaagataatatatatccagataaaaaaaatagtccaaaagataataacaacaacaacaacaacaacaacaataataataataataataataataataatatcaataataattatttattaaaaaatgtatttacccttgatataaataatataccCGTAACAAaacaattatattttgattactatgataataataaatggaataaatatttttattcatatgaagatgatataataacataa
- a CDS encoding hypothetical protein (conserved Plasmodium protein, unknown function): MQKLIYVSLFFLVFFPSKFPVVLSKDDDQRHGMDSYSMNKYNDIYRPNADNGIHNNLRPSPYSDIEDLAKGRDNASDFRENELFNIQNDASSNTGTNDEKVITLSDKIYTDKIKNTIEYRKWRAQSKFRPPPRDPEEDMFVEGYKPIKRTDDNLLPHKKEKQDFEEQIQKYVDLENELQKQKELEEAERRKKEIEDEERRRKDIEEEERKKKELRDAQRKKEEIEFEERMKKKLDDEQKRQKDLEEINKKENDMQGIYKKLEDLELDNMDMKIDNNDTYDIEHLVNDDNKLYTKINRIVSEVSRSNELYVNIMKYITLMYTYHVDIRKENFTNGSISIFLTFENPKMGNDLANINISFFASEQTTDTNEVAEVRSNYFTNYNMNELLEDNESGKLLSQDEYIKELVKYSHWFNSSNKENLKNKNYDMNTNISKTLQYVIDNNINLADNFITFNRTNEGEVTISKLDDFLNECSKVKSEDIKKEEIKKIMKNLKRKEQIIQEVKNSLIKKDIEKCKLYTTILMFGSSIYSSIKYFFLLMLFVIYIL; encoded by the coding sequence atgCAGAAGCTAATTTATgtatcattattttttttggtatTCTTTCCATCAAAATTTCCCGTTGTTCTTTCCAAAGATGATGATCAACGTCATGGAATGGATTCTTATAgtatgaataaatataatgatatttatAGACCTAATGCAGACAACGGAATTCACAACAATTTAAGACCCTCACCATATAGTGATATAGAAGATCTAGCTAAAGGAAGGGATAATGCGTCAGATTTTAGAGAAAATGAACTAtttaatatacaaaatgaTGCAAGTTCTAATACAGGTACAAATGATGAAAAAGTTATTACACTATCAGATAAAATTTATActgataaaataaaaaatactATTGAATACAGAAAATGGAGAGCACAATCTAAATTTAGGCCCCCCCCTAGAGACCCTGAGGAAGATATGTTTGTAGAAGGATATAAACCCATAAAAAGAACAgatgataatttattacCTCATAAAAAAGAGAAGCAAGATTTTGAAGAAcaaatacaaaaatatgTAGATCTAGAAAATGAATTACAAAAGCAAAAAGAGTTAGAAGAAGCAGAAAGAAGGAAAAAGGAAATTGAAGATGAAGAAAGAAGAAGAAAGGATAttgaagaagaagaaagaaagaaaaaggAATTAAGGGATGCCCAAAGAAAGAAGGAAGAAATTGAATTTGAAGAAAgaatgaagaaaaaattagaTGATGAACAAAAGAGACAGAAAGATTTGGAAGAGATAAACAAAAAGGAAAATGATATGCAAGGAATATACAAAAAACTAGAAGATTTAGAATTAGATAATATGGATATGAAAatagataataatgataCGTATGATATAGAACATTTAGTTAATGATGACAACAAATTATACACTAAAATTAATAGAATAGTTTCTGAGGTTTCTCGAAGTAATGAATTATATGTCaatattatgaaatatataactCTCATGTACACTTATCATGTTGATataagaaaagaaaattttaCTAATGGATCTatatcaatttttttaacatttGAAAATCCTAAAATGGGAAATGACCTTGctaatataaatatatcattttttgCCAGTGAACAAACAACTGATACAAATGAAGTTGCAGAAGTAAGATCAAATTATTTTACTAATTATAACATGAATGAATTATTAGAAGATAATGAATCTGGAAAACTTTTATCTCAagatgaatatataaaagagTTGGTTAAATATAGTCATTGGTTTAATTCATCTAATAAAGAAaacttaaaaaataaaaattatgatatgAATACGAATATATCTAAAACTTTACAATACGttatagataataatattaatcTTGCGGataattttataacattCAATAGAACTAATGAAGGAGAAGTAACAATATCAAAATTAGACGATTTTCTCAATGAATGCTCGAAAGTAAAATCtgaagatataaaaaaagaagaaattaaaaaaattatgaagaatctaaaaagaaaagaacaaattattcaagaagtaaaaaattctttgattaaaaaagatattgaaaaatgtaaattatatacaacAATTCTTATGTTTGGTTCTTCAATATATTCTagtataaaatatttctttttattaatgttatttgttatatacATTTTGTAA